Below is a genomic region from Raphanus sativus cultivar WK10039 chromosome 4, ASM80110v3, whole genome shotgun sequence.
GAATCTGCAGCAAGTAACGCTCTTCTTCGCGAACAAGTacgtttccttttttttttttttttgcttccttAAATTAAATTTCAGAACTTTTATTCCGCggtgttaacttttttttattattattattgcaGGAGATTGAAACACAGAAGATCATACAAGGTCAAAGGTTCTGTCTTTTTCTCGTTGTGTGTCTCTCTGTTAATACATGTCTAAAATGTTCTTGTCTGAAAAaagttggatttttttttttcctttattaaAGAGAGGCTGGGACTTCAgtagatggagaagaagataacACTGACATTCTTCGACAACGCGCTGACCCCAATGCTCTTAAGGTTTCTTTGATTCAGTTATCCTCAAGCAGCTAAGAACATGAAGTTTTTTTCAATGGAAGTTAGAACCTTAAagttttatcatataaaatctaCACAGGAACATCTGCTAAAGTTCACTGCACATCATCGGGCAGAAACAGCATCAAAACGTGGGAATGTGAGTACTTGCGGAGAAGGTTAGTTCATTTATAGGTCCTGTCCTTAGGAGATCTCAAGTATTTTTGGAATATTCTTcagttactaatttttttttttttaataattccAGGTAATGTGGATGTTGGGAATGGTTATGGTATACCTGGTGGAGTTGCTTACGCAGGCCACTCCCAGATCAGCGAGAAGCCTGAACCTACTGATTATTTGCCTGAATATCTCAAACGTAAACTAAAAGCCAGGGGGATTCTCAGAGATGGTTCAGGTGCTGTTGCACCCAACGCTCAAGGCGTAATTATCCCATCTCTCACATACACAATGTTAATCCTTTTGCTGACATATGTTTTCTATGACTTAACCATGTTTTCAACTCTTTTGTTTGCTTGCGATTCTTCTCCTTTCCAGGCGGCGTCAGCGGGTAGTTGGAATACTCAGACAAGTGTACCTTTTCAGACAAATGCAAGCACCTTACCATTAGGATGGGTATGAATGAGAGTACATTTACCTTGTCTTCTTCGTTTTCTTAGTTGTTAAACCACTTAAAAATCGTTCTGTTTGGTTCAGGTAGAAGCGAAAGATCCAGCTACTGGTGCAACATATTACTATAACCAGCATACCGGGGCAACCCAGTGGGAAAGGCCTCTTGAGCTGCTACCTTCCACCACTTCAATTGCGCCGCCGCAGCCACCGATGATGCCTCCTAAAGAAGAGTGGATTGAAACACTTGATGAAACATCTGGTAtgtatcaataaataaataaactttacCTTTTCTGCTGAATATTTTTGACCTTTTTATTCTTAATGTACAGGTCATAAGTATTACTACAATACAAAGACACATGTGTCCCAATGGGAACCTCCAGCTTCTTTAAAGAAGCTCTCTGCCACAAACACTAACAACGCTGCCACCCAAAGTAGTGCTAACGGGAAGAAGGAGATTACGGCCTCTGAGCTGCCGAGATGCAGCGGATGT
It encodes:
- the LOC108848682 gene encoding uncharacterized protein LOC108848682, which gives rise to MGEELKQQQNNSSLYNQSASSTYGYGSSLAYNQSVDIESAASNALLREQEIETQKIIQGQREAGTSVDGEEDNTDILRQRADPNALKEHLLKFTAHHRAETASKRGNVSTCGEGNVDVGNGYGIPGGVAYAGHSQISEKPEPTDYLPEYLKRKLKARGILRDGSGAVAPNAQGAASAGSWNTQTSVPFQTNASTLPLGWVEAKDPATGATYYYNQHTGATQWERPLELLPSTTSIAPPQPPMMPPKEEWIETLDETSGHKYYYNTKTHVSQWEPPASLKKLSATNTNNAATQSSANGKKEITASELPRCSGCGGWGVGLVQSWGHCAHCTRVFNLPEQQYLAYVTNARNSGQNDPTQRSNSKPPAKKGAGKKRAHAEDDEVDPMDPSSYSDAPRGGWVVGLKGMQPRAADTTATGPLFQQRPYPSPGAVLRRNAETASSQKKKPSSHFTEITKRGDGKDGLGDAD